The Brachyspira aalborgi genome has a segment encoding these proteins:
- a CDS encoding UDP-N-acetylmuramoyl-L-alanyl-D-glutamate--2,6-diaminopimelate ligase, protein MKYFKELIKGYNNFDSKNITKECFNTKIKNIAYNSKLIKKDYIFVAIKGTKDDGHKYIENAIENKANIIIYDFRFDKKKIKELKNKYNKIFFVSAKNPRETLAFISAKLFNEPTKKIKTIAITGTNGKTTTTYLLKSVLENNKNKTTLIGTIKNMIGKREIKTNLTTPESIDLENIFNKSLKKNISNIVMETSSQALAMNRCDYLQFDTAIWTNITEDHLDYHKNIRNYLKAKLKLFDLLKESCKKKKLAIVNIDTDYFKEISNYIKKLNLKIITYGLNEKADYYGKIIYLNSKSTEYEFYAKGKFISKVKLSMLGRFNILNSLSVLAYACEYKLDIKKAIKSISKVQVAGRFEIVTNEKHDFIVAVDYSHTPDSLKNILIEAKKLNPNRVIVVFGCGGDRDRKKRPIMAKITAKYSDVSILTTDNQRNESIEQIMSDIEVGFKGLNFNYKKIIDRREAIKEAIREAKKNDIVIIAGKGHETYQIFPNRIVDFDDRKVARECLREIYYNKK, encoded by the coding sequence ATGAAATATTTTAAAGAATTAATTAAAGGTTATAATAATTTTGATTCAAAAAATATAACAAAAGAATGTTTTAATACAAAAATTAAAAATATAGCTTATAATTCAAAATTAATTAAAAAAGATTATATATTTGTTGCGATTAAAGGAACTAAAGACGATGGACATAAATATATTGAAAATGCGATTGAAAATAAAGCGAATATTATAATATACGATTTTCGATTTGATAAAAAAAAAATAAAAGAATTAAAAAATAAATATAATAAAATATTTTTCGTATCCGCTAAAAATCCAAGAGAAACTCTCGCTTTTATTTCGGCAAAATTATTTAACGAACCTACAAAAAAAATAAAAACAATCGCAATAACGGGAACTAACGGAAAAACTACAACGACTTATTTATTAAAATCGGTTTTAGAAAATAATAAAAATAAAACCACTTTAATTGGCACTATAAAAAATATGATTGGCAAAAGAGAGATAAAAACGAATCTCACTACTCCCGAATCTATAGATTTAGAAAATATATTTAATAAATCTCTCAAAAAAAATATTTCTAATATAGTTATGGAAACTTCTTCGCAAGCTTTGGCAATGAATAGATGCGATTATTTGCAATTTGATACGGCGATATGGACGAATATAACAGAGGACCATTTAGATTATCATAAGAATATACGAAATTATTTGAAAGCGAAATTAAAACTTTTCGATTTATTAAAAGAAAGTTGCAAAAAGAAAAAATTAGCTATAGTAAATATCGACACGGATTATTTTAAAGAAATTTCAAATTATATAAAAAAATTAAATTTAAAAATTATAACTTACGGATTAAACGAAAAAGCGGATTATTACGGAAAAATTATATATTTAAACTCAAAATCTACCGAATACGAATTTTATGCAAAAGGAAAATTTATTTCAAAAGTAAAATTGTCGATGCTTGGAAGATTTAATATATTAAATTCTCTATCCGTTTTAGCTTATGCTTGCGAGTATAAATTGGATATAAAAAAAGCGATAAAATCAATAAGCAAAGTTCAAGTTGCGGGAAGATTTGAAATAGTGACAAATGAAAAACATGATTTTATAGTCGCAGTCGATTATTCTCATACTCCCGATAGTTTGAAAAATATTTTAATAGAAGCTAAAAAATTAAATCCAAATAGAGTAATAGTAGTTTTCGGATGCGGAGGCGATAGAGATAGAAAGAAGCGTCCGATAATGGCAAAAATCACGGCAAAATATTCTGATGTTTCAATTCTAACTACAGACAACCAAAGAAACGAAAGCATAGAGCAGATAATGTCGGATATTGAAGTTGGTTTTAAAGGATTAAATTTTAATTATAAAAAAATTATTGACAGAAGAGAAGCAATAAAAGAAGCGATAAGAGAAGCGAAAAAAAACGATATAGTTATAATCGCTGGAAAAGGACATGAAACTTATCAAATATTTCCAAATAGAATTGTAGATTTTGACGATAGAAAAGTAGCGAGAGAATGTTTGAGGGAAATTTATTATAATAAAAAATAA
- a CDS encoding HEAT repeat domain-containing protein, producing the protein MKNNFFVFALFILFLISCSQKNVTLRRIEDINRAERKLAKNPKNEEALLEVLNAAQNGNREVRAEAMWVLSNLETEIAYSDFLKASVEDPDFNVRCIAVMGLGKLAASNPEAIDSIKRAISDTDLQVQMEALKVAGNINAPELLNPILDSLSSKNKWVRMTAIESLKDYKDAKVDRALNLLSSGDSDYAVKSIAEQVIEYRKGNAYE; encoded by the coding sequence ATGAAAAACAATTTTTTTGTATTTGCATTATTTATATTATTTTTAATTTCATGTTCTCAAAAAAATGTGACGCTACGAAGAATCGAAGATATAAATAGAGCGGAAAGAAAATTGGCAAAAAATCCTAAAAACGAAGAGGCGCTTTTGGAAGTTTTAAACGCAGCTCAAAATGGAAATAGAGAAGTGCGAGCGGAAGCTATGTGGGTTTTAAGCAATTTGGAAACTGAAATTGCATATAGCGATTTCTTAAAAGCTAGCGTTGAAGACCCTGATTTTAATGTTCGATGTATTGCCGTTATGGGACTTGGAAAACTCGCGGCAAGCAACCCAGAAGCTATCGACAGCATCAAAAGAGCGATTTCAGACACAGATTTGCAAGTTCAAATGGAAGCCTTAAAAGTTGCGGGAAATATAAACGCTCCCGAACTTTTAAATCCGATTTTAGATAGTTTATCGAGTAAAAATAAATGGGTTAGAATGACTGCTATAGAATCTTTGAAAGATTATAAAGATGCAAAAGTCGATAGAGCTTTAAATTTATTATCTTCGGGAGACTCCGATTATGCGGTAAAATCGATAGCGGAGCAGGTTATAGAATATAGAAAGGGAAACGCGTATGAATAA
- the rsmH gene encoding 16S rRNA (cytosine(1402)-N(4))-methyltransferase RsmH — protein sequence MIKKPIILQMDNMESQIIHKPVMIKEVLSFIPENSNIVVDATLGEGGHTKAMLDLNLEVYGFERDKNILEIAKKRLADYKKFYYYNNTYDKMIDSLPKNIIGNVDFILYDLGVSMFHFKKAERGFSFNENNKLDMRLGINKINAYEVINKYEKKDLERIFKEYGEIKNSPKIADAIIKEREKKNIETAKELENIIFHNSDKSKKYGKINPATLIFQAIRIEVNDELNILKKSIENIKNILKKYGVVVIISYHSLEDRIVKRFFKDNEKTKNKDGIFKLLNSKVLKPTNEEIKLNIASRSAKLRAAQLL from the coding sequence ATGATAAAAAAACCGATAATATTACAAATGGATAATATGGAATCTCAAATAATTCATAAACCTGTTATGATTAAAGAAGTTTTAAGTTTTATTCCCGAAAATTCAAATATAGTCGTTGATGCAACTTTGGGAGAAGGCGGACATACTAAAGCTATGCTCGATTTGAATCTTGAGGTTTATGGTTTTGAAAGAGATAAAAATATTTTGGAGATAGCGAAAAAAAGATTGGCGGACTATAAAAAATTTTATTATTATAATAACACTTACGATAAAATGATTGATTCGCTTCCAAAAAATATAATTGGAAATGTAGATTTTATTCTTTACGATTTGGGAGTTTCAATGTTTCATTTCAAAAAAGCCGAAAGAGGATTTTCTTTTAACGAAAATAATAAACTCGATATGCGACTTGGAATAAATAAAATAAACGCTTATGAAGTAATTAATAAATACGAAAAAAAAGATTTGGAGAGAATATTTAAAGAATACGGAGAGATAAAAAATTCTCCAAAAATAGCGGACGCGATAATAAAAGAAAGAGAGAAAAAAAATATAGAAACGGCAAAAGAATTGGAAAATATTATATTTCATAATTCTGATAAATCTAAAAAATACGGAAAAATTAATCCCGCTACTTTAATATTTCAAGCTATTAGAATTGAAGTTAATGACGAACTTAATATATTAAAAAAATCTATAGAAAATATAAAAAATATTTTAAAAAAATACGGAGTCGTAGTTATAATAAGCTATCATTCTTTAGAAGACAGAATTGTAAAAAGATTTTTTAAAGATAATGAAAAAACAAAAAATAAAGACGGAATATTTAAACTTTTAAATTCTAAAGTTTTAAAACCGACAAATGAAGAGATAAAATTAAATATTGCAAGCAGAAGCGCTAAATTGAGAGCGGCGCAATTATTATAA
- a CDS encoding glycosyltransferase family 2 protein translates to MKKVSFIIPCYNEEESLPILYQRLNNVANQLNNYKCEFIFINDGSKDKTEEIIENLNKNDNRVKLFSFSRNFGHQAAVSCGIHNCESDIAIIIDADLQDPPEIIPDMIKEYEKNKCPIIYGKRISREGESLFKKLTASIFYRLINLLSEVQFPVDTGDFRLIDKTVIEAYKSFSENPKYIRGLISWMGFEQKAFEYKRESRIAGTTKYTLKKMLRLALTGILSFSVKPLRISLYFGIISILIAVIFSLRVFYLYLFSSAELVRGWASTIIIILFMGGVQLISLSVISEYLANMFNQVKKRPEYIIKNKII, encoded by the coding sequence ATGAAAAAAGTTAGTTTTATTATACCCTGCTATAACGAAGAAGAATCTTTACCAATCTTATATCAAAGATTAAATAATGTTGCAAATCAATTAAATAATTATAAATGCGAGTTTATTTTTATCAATGACGGAAGCAAAGATAAAACCGAAGAGATTATTGAAAACTTAAATAAAAATGATAATCGAGTAAAATTATTTTCATTCTCAAGAAACTTCGGACATCAAGCTGCCGTTAGTTGCGGAATACATAACTGCGAAAGCGATATTGCAATTATTATTGACGCCGATTTACAAGACCCGCCTGAAATTATTCCCGATATGATTAAAGAATACGAAAAAAACAAATGCCCGATTATTTACGGAAAAAGAATATCGAGAGAAGGCGAGAGTTTATTTAAAAAATTAACCGCTTCAATATTTTATCGATTAATTAATTTGCTTTCGGAAGTTCAATTTCCCGTAGACACGGGCGATTTTAGATTGATAGATAAAACAGTAATTGAGGCTTATAAAAGTTTTAGCGAAAATCCAAAATATATAAGAGGTTTGATAAGTTGGATGGGATTTGAGCAGAAAGCTTTCGAATATAAAAGAGAATCTAGAATTGCGGGAACTACAAAATATACTTTAAAGAAAATGTTGAGATTGGCATTAACGGGAATATTATCATTTTCAGTAAAGCCTTTGAGAATATCTTTATACTTTGGAATAATATCAATTTTGATAGCCGTAATTTTTTCATTAAGAGTATTTTATTTATATTTATTTTCTTCTGCAGAATTAGTTAGAGGTTGGGCGTCTACTATAATAATAATTTTATTTATGGGAGGCGTTCAATTAATATCGTTATCCGTAATAAGCGAATATTTGGCTAATATGTTTAATCAAGTAAAAAAGAGACCAGAATATATTATTAAAAATAAGATAATTTAA
- a CDS encoding D-alanine--D-alanine ligase family protein, whose protein sequence is MILNEEIKKNILKKFQNKKIAVLYGGISEEREVSLRSGENVYKALTSFNEIKDNCILIDVKNHYELVEILKKEKVEYCYNILHGSFGEDGSIQGLLDCLNIKYTGENTLVSSVCMNKVYTKRIWQSSKVPTADFILLKDIVNENNKIDFPLILKPISNGSSVGVSLIKTKKEFEEAIKKIEKISDYFIEPYIKGKEITVGLVRENNGIFTLPILGINTKNEIYDYDAKYTPGKTELEVPAKIDKKTEKKVIEICSLAYEVLGCEGLCRIDAIIDENNKVYLMEVNTQGGMTNTSDIPAMAKSVNIEFEDIVLYVLNLSY, encoded by the coding sequence ATGATTTTAAACGAAGAGATTAAAAAAAATATTTTAAAAAAATTCCAAAATAAAAAAATTGCAGTTCTTTACGGAGGAATAAGCGAAGAGCGAGAAGTTTCTTTAAGAAGCGGAGAGAATGTTTATAAAGCTCTTACAAGTTTTAACGAAATTAAAGATAATTGCATTTTAATCGATGTTAAAAATCATTATGAGCTTGTGGAAATTCTAAAAAAAGAAAAAGTAGAATATTGTTATAATATTTTGCATGGTTCTTTCGGAGAGGACGGCTCAATTCAAGGGCTTTTAGATTGTCTTAATATAAAATATACGGGAGAGAATACTTTGGTAAGTTCAGTTTGTATGAATAAAGTTTATACTAAAAGAATTTGGCAATCTTCTAAAGTTCCGACTGCGGATTTTATTTTGCTTAAAGATATTGTTAATGAAAATAATAAAATAGATTTTCCTTTAATATTAAAACCTATATCAAACGGTTCAAGCGTTGGAGTTTCTTTGATAAAAACAAAAAAAGAATTTGAAGAAGCTATAAAAAAAATTGAAAAAATTTCGGATTATTTTATCGAGCCTTATATAAAAGGAAAAGAGATAACGGTTGGACTTGTAAGAGAAAATAACGGAATATTTACTTTGCCAATACTTGGAATAAATACTAAAAACGAAATATACGATTATGATGCAAAATACACGCCAGGAAAAACGGAGTTAGAAGTTCCCGCAAAAATAGATAAGAAAACAGAAAAAAAAGTTATTGAAATTTGTTCTTTGGCTTATGAAGTTTTAGGATGCGAAGGACTTTGCAGAATTGACGCTATAATAGACGAAAATAATAAAGTTTATTTAATGGAAGTTAATACGCAAGGCGGAATGACGAACACATCCGATATTCCCGCTATGGCAAAAAGCGTAAATATAGAATTTGAAGATATAGTTTTATATGTTTTGAATTTAAGTTATTAA
- a CDS encoding DUF2085 domain-containing protein, with protein MIKYFGKAPLCNKIASRGFFIKGFCFPLCCRCSSIIFSMIIFYFIFINLKINYIIAFILSLIFITPTTIDYMCQFLYKKESNNFRRVITGAFAGIGIALFLCIIRSIHVAK; from the coding sequence ATGATAAAATATTTTGGAAAAGCGCCTCTTTGTAATAAAATAGCTTCGAGAGGATTTTTTATAAAAGGTTTTTGTTTTCCTTTATGTTGTAGATGTTCTTCGATAATTTTTTCAATGATAATTTTTTATTTTATATTTATTAATTTAAAAATAAATTATATTATCGCTTTTATTTTATCTTTAATTTTTATAACGCCGACTACAATAGATTATATGTGCCAATTTTTATATAAAAAAGAAAGCAATAATTTTAGAAGAGTTATCACGGGAGCGTTTGCGGGAATTGGAATAGCTTTATTTTTATGTATTATAAGGAGTATTCATGTTGCCAAATAA
- a CDS encoding class I SAM-dependent methyltransferase produces the protein MDKTILKKEEDFHDNWAKQTDLDNILVDEYFESCTTPENKYIINKLGDLKGKKLLDIGCGLGESSVYFAKKGAIVTASDISLEMLNLSLRLAKKHNVNIETLKCQSDKIPVEDNSYDVIYAGNILHHVNLEDTIKEIHRILRGGGGNSFLWTR, from the coding sequence ATGGATAAAACGATATTAAAAAAAGAAGAAGATTTTCACGATAATTGGGCTAAACAAACCGATTTAGATAATATATTAGTAGACGAATATTTTGAAAGTTGCACAACGCCTGAAAATAAATACATAATAAATAAATTAGGAGATTTGAAAGGTAAAAAACTGCTTGATATAGGTTGCGGTTTAGGAGAATCGTCTGTTTATTTTGCTAAAAAAGGCGCTATTGTAACGGCGAGCGATATTAGTTTGGAAATGTTGAATTTATCTTTGAGATTAGCCAAAAAACATAATGTTAATATAGAAACATTAAAATGTCAGTCGGATAAAATACCCGTAGAAGATAATTCTTACGATGTAATTTATGCGGGTAATATTTTGCACCATGTTAATCTAGAAGATACTATAAAAGAAATTCATCGCATTTTGCGTGGGGGGGGGGGCAATTCGTTTCTATGGACCCGTTAG
- a CDS encoding zinc ribbon domain-containing protein, with product MLPNKPPYFYKCNSCGKIFNSKIKVNPILEIFNIRKIINPFLKCPNCGSKDIKIALINNLINKNEVE from the coding sequence ATGTTGCCAAATAAACCGCCATATTTTTATAAATGTAATTCTTGCGGAAAAATTTTTAATTCCAAAATTAAAGTTAATCCGATATTAGAAATATTTAATATAAGAAAAATAATAAATCCATTTTTAAAATGTCCAAATTGCGGAAGTAAAGATATTAAAATAGCTTTGATAAATAATTTAATAAATAAAAATGAAGTAGAATAA
- a CDS encoding B12-binding domain-containing radical SAM protein — MNKINKIYIGYPPFESDRGVALLSQNRQFQWFKSPTYIYPVVPATAATMIKNAGYEVDFIDAIARNMSASQWYQYLDKNTPDLLFFEVKTPVIYKAWKIINALKEKYPKTIVVIGGDHITAMPEETMQKSKVDYLLCGGDYDFLLLNLIEYLNGKSELEKGIYYRENGNIKNTGMFELRHDLKTLPFIDRDLTDWKRYAYDNGNFKRIPGTYIMAGRDCWHHRCTFCSWTGIYTNFRVRTAENVVDEIDFLYNKYNIKEIMDDTGCFPIKKWLNDFCNIMIERKLNKKVNIDCNMRFGSVNEEEYRLMKKAGFRFLLFGLESASQITLDKLKKGNKAEEILTSCKAASDAGLSPHITVMLGYPWETEEDIEKTYELTKKLLLKGYAKTMQATIIIPYPGTELFNNCKADNLLLTENWEDYDMRQAIMKTEVGEQKIKEWIQKLYNLSFTPRFLAHKILSIRDLDDIKYYLRAFKKVSKGHLKDFA; from the coding sequence ATGAATAAAATAAATAAAATATATATAGGCTATCCGCCTTTTGAAAGCGATAGAGGAGTGGCTCTTTTATCTCAAAATAGACAGTTTCAATGGTTTAAAAGTCCGACTTATATTTATCCTGTAGTTCCCGCGACTGCGGCTACAATGATAAAAAATGCGGGATATGAAGTCGATTTTATTGACGCTATCGCAAGAAATATGAGCGCTTCTCAATGGTATCAATATTTAGATAAAAATACTCCCGATTTATTATTTTTTGAAGTAAAAACTCCCGTAATATATAAGGCTTGGAAAATAATAAACGCCTTAAAAGAAAAATATCCTAAAACTATAGTAGTTATCGGAGGAGACCATATTACGGCGATGCCCGAAGAGACAATGCAAAAATCTAAAGTCGATTATTTATTATGCGGAGGCGATTACGATTTTCTTTTGCTTAATTTAATTGAATATCTTAACGGAAAAAGCGAACTTGAAAAAGGAATATATTATAGAGAAAACGGAAATATAAAAAATACGGGAATGTTTGAATTGAGACATGATTTGAAAACTTTGCCTTTTATCGACAGAGATTTAACTGATTGGAAAAGATACGCTTACGATAACGGAAATTTTAAGAGAATTCCTGGAACTTATATAATGGCTGGACGAGACTGTTGGCATCATCGTTGCACTTTCTGTTCTTGGACGGGAATATATACTAACTTTAGAGTTAGGACGGCGGAAAATGTAGTAGACGAAATAGATTTTTTATACAATAAATATAATATAAAAGAGATAATGGACGATACGGGATGTTTTCCGATAAAGAAATGGCTAAACGATTTTTGCAATATTATGATTGAAAGAAAATTAAATAAAAAAGTAAATATAGATTGCAATATGCGTTTTGGTTCTGTAAACGAAGAAGAATACAGATTAATGAAAAAAGCGGGATTTAGATTTTTATTATTCGGATTAGAATCTGCAAGTCAAATTACATTAGACAAATTGAAAAAAGGAAATAAAGCCGAAGAAATATTAACTTCTTGCAAAGCGGCTTCGGATGCGGGACTTTCTCCTCATATAACCGTTATGTTAGGCTATCCTTGGGAAACGGAAGAAGATATTGAAAAAACTTACGAGCTTACAAAAAAACTTTTGCTTAAAGGATACGCGAAAACAATGCAGGCTACTATAATAATTCCATATCCTGGAACGGAATTATTTAATAATTGCAAAGCGGACAATTTGCTTCTCACGGAAAATTGGGAAGATTACGATATGCGTCAGGCGATAATGAAAACGGAAGTAGGCGAGCAGAAAATAAAAGAATGGATACAGAAACTTTATAATTTGAGTTTTACCCCGAGATTTTTGGCTCATAAAATTTTATCTATAAGAGATTTGGACGATATTAAATATTATTTGAGAGCTTTTAAAAAAGTTTCAAAAGGACATTTGAAAGATTTCGCTTAA
- the alaS gene encoding alanine--tRNA ligase, which produces MTHLELREKFKEFFKSKKHAIEKSSSLIPIDDPNLLFTTAGMLQFKPYYAGIKKAPYSRVATIQKCFRLSDLENIGKTARHHTFFEMFGNFCFMSDYFKKEAIEFAWEFSTEVINLPKEKIYVSIYEKDDEAFELWNKLIGIPKEKIVRLGKKDNFWGPAGDSGACGPCSELYIDMGEEKGCHKEGCYVGCDCERYLEFWNLVFNEFFQDTDGKLSPLQNVGIDTGMGLERLCYIMQGAESNYQTDVMKPIVDSITKKLNIKYEDKNKTKINLIADHLRALVFVIGEGCIPSNEGRGYVLRRLLRRALKTANDFGYKNAFLNEITDSVINVYGCIYDNLPKEENNIKRILKEEENKFINTISAGINKLYSVMEDSKDKIIKGSDAFMLFDTYGLPLDITEEEASEHGFTIDKEGFEEAMESQRNRSRGIDSDKKSKFDYIENFETKYTGEDYDSIINGVDAKIVALYENGNKKESVSNSKAIVITNISPFYGEMGGQVGDTGYIENSKLEKIKIIDAQKKENTIIHIVDCENYSLKAGEEIKLFVDLDRRNSIRKNHTATHILQKVLELTLGSHINQAGSFVCEDYLRFDFTHPDSINEETLISIENQVNEIVFKSMPAEIKFMPKEEAISSGAKALFGEKYPDTVRILNIGNGFSVELCGGSHLTNTAQVGYFHIVGEGSIASGVRRIEAITGIKAAKEATNLFNKVKSLTHILGASKIDELNIRAENLQNEIKKLQKENKSLKTSGSSSSLFMENYEDLNGIRFYNLEFNEDIKDIRLYADTIKERVKDSVSIMISKMDLSNSILAQVTGKALKNISANSIVKEIISAAGGRGGGKDAFAQGSIENIDKAKEEINKIKNKLL; this is translated from the coding sequence ATGACACATTTAGAATTAAGGGAAAAATTTAAAGAGTTTTTCAAGAGCAAAAAACATGCTATAGAAAAATCTTCTTCCTTAATACCGATAGACGACCCGAATTTATTATTCACTACGGCGGGAATGCTTCAATTTAAACCTTATTATGCGGGAATAAAAAAAGCTCCATATTCGAGAGTAGCCACAATACAAAAATGTTTTAGATTATCCGATTTGGAAAACATAGGAAAAACCGCAAGGCATCATACTTTTTTTGAAATGTTTGGGAATTTCTGTTTTATGAGCGATTATTTTAAAAAAGAAGCGATAGAATTCGCTTGGGAATTTTCAACCGAAGTTATTAATTTGCCTAAAGAAAAAATATATGTTTCCATTTACGAAAAAGATGACGAAGCTTTTGAACTTTGGAATAAACTAATAGGAATTCCAAAAGAAAAAATTGTTAGGCTTGGAAAAAAAGATAATTTCTGGGGACCTGCGGGAGATTCTGGAGCTTGCGGACCTTGTAGCGAACTTTATATTGATATGGGCGAAGAAAAAGGCTGTCATAAAGAGGGCTGTTATGTCGGTTGCGATTGCGAAAGATATTTAGAATTTTGGAATTTGGTTTTCAATGAATTTTTTCAAGATACTGACGGAAAATTATCTCCTCTTCAAAATGTCGGAATCGATACGGGAATGGGACTCGAAAGATTATGCTATATTATGCAAGGAGCGGAAAGCAATTATCAAACCGATGTTATGAAGCCGATTGTAGATTCTATAACAAAAAAATTAAATATAAAATACGAAGATAAAAATAAAACTAAAATAAATTTAATAGCCGACCATTTAAGAGCTTTAGTATTCGTTATAGGAGAAGGATGCATTCCTTCAAACGAAGGCAGAGGTTATGTTTTAAGAAGACTTTTGAGAAGAGCTTTGAAAACGGCAAACGATTTTGGTTATAAAAACGCTTTTCTAAATGAAATTACGGATTCGGTTATAAATGTTTACGGATGCATATACGATAATTTGCCTAAAGAAGAAAATAATATAAAAAGAATTCTAAAAGAAGAAGAAAATAAATTTATAAATACGATATCGGCTGGAATCAATAAACTTTATTCGGTAATGGAAGATTCTAAAGATAAAATTATAAAAGGTTCTGACGCTTTTATGCTTTTCGACACTTATGGATTGCCTTTAGATATAACGGAAGAAGAGGCAAGCGAGCATGGTTTTACGATTGATAAAGAAGGTTTTGAAGAAGCTATGGAATCTCAAAGAAATAGAAGCAGAGGAATTGATAGCGATAAAAAATCTAAATTTGATTATATTGAAAACTTTGAAACTAAATATACGGGCGAAGATTATGATTCTATTATAAACGGAGTCGATGCAAAAATTGTAGCCTTATACGAAAACGGAAATAAAAAGGAAAGCGTTTCAAATTCTAAAGCTATTGTTATAACCAATATTTCGCCTTTTTACGGAGAGATGGGCGGACAAGTCGGAGATACGGGTTATATTGAAAATTCAAAATTAGAAAAAATTAAAATCATTGACGCTCAAAAAAAAGAAAATACGATTATTCATATTGTCGATTGCGAAAATTATTCTTTGAAAGCGGGTGAGGAAATAAAATTATTTGTCGATTTAGATAGAAGAAACTCAATTAGAAAAAATCATACGGCTACTCATATTTTACAAAAAGTATTGGAATTAACTTTAGGTAGTCATATAAATCAAGCGGGAAGTTTCGTCTGCGAAGATTATTTAAGATTTGATTTTACTCATCCCGATTCTATAAACGAAGAAACTTTAATTTCTATAGAAAATCAAGTTAATGAAATAGTATTTAAATCTATGCCCGCTGAAATAAAATTTATGCCAAAAGAAGAAGCTATATCTTCGGGAGCGAAAGCTTTATTCGGAGAAAAATATCCCGATACGGTTAGAATATTAAATATTGGAAACGGTTTTTCTGTGGAACTTTGCGGAGGAAGTCATTTGACAAACACGGCTCAAGTCGGTTATTTTCATATAGTCGGCGAAGGTTCGATTGCAAGCGGAGTTCGTAGAATAGAGGCAATAACGGGAATTAAAGCGGCAAAAGAGGCTACAAATTTGTTTAATAAAGTAAAGAGTTTAACTCATATACTTGGAGCTTCAAAAATAGACGAACTTAATATAAGAGCGGAAAATTTGCAAAATGAAATAAAGAAACTTCAAAAAGAAAATAAGAGTTTAAAAACTTCAGGCTCTTCCTCAAGTTTGTTTATGGAGAATTACGAGGACTTAAACGGAATAAGATTTTACAATTTGGAGTTTAATGAAGATATAAAAGATATAAGATTATACGCGGATACTATAAAAGAAAGAGTAAAGGATTCTGTCTCTATAATGATTAGCAAAATGGATTTGTCAAATTCGATACTTGCTCAAGTTACGGGAAAAGCCTTAAAAAATATATCGGCTAATTCCATAGTAAAAGAGATTATTTCGGCTGCGGGAGGACGAGGAGGCGGAAAAGACGCTTTCGCTCAAGGCTCGATTGAAAATATTGATAAAGCTAAAGAAGAGATAAATAAAATAAAAAATAAATTATTGTAG